Below is a window of Syntrophomonas wolfei subsp. wolfei str. Goettingen G311 DNA.
TCAGCCGCCCGGGAGTGAACCAACAATACATCGGCATCTCCCTTTTGTCCCATTTCCATGGCTTGGCCGCTTCCCACCGCTATTACTTTTACTTTGGTATTGTAATCCTTTTCAAAAACCGGTAGTAAGTAATCGAGCAATCCAGAATCCTGGGTGCTGGTAGTGGTAGCCAGAGTCATTGTGCTTTCCACATTCTGAGCCGCCTCAACATTAAACGGCAGCAGGGTAAAAGCCATCATACAAATAGCTATTACAGCAACTACATTCCGAAATCTTTTCATAATACTAACTCTCCTTTCCTTAGAGCTTTCCAATAGCTCCCTCTCCTATATATTCTCCCTAATAAACCATGGTTCCATCTAGAAATTGACGGGTTCTAAGCTCGCGAGGATGGTCAAAGAACTCAGCTGTATAAGCTCGCTCGACTACCTCACCATTAATCAGCAAAATACTTTCATCCGCGATTCTTTTGGCTTGAAAAAGATTGTGTGTAACTATAATTACACTGGTATTATATTCCTGGTGATATTTACGGATTATCTCCTCAATATGCTGGACACTTCCTGGGTCAAGATTAGCTGTGGGTTCATCCAAGAGTAAAACCCGAGGCTGTAAGACTAGAGCCCGGGCCAGAGCTATCCTCTGAGTCTCTCCCCCGGAAAGGCGGGTAGCAGAATGCTTCGCAAAATTCCCCATACCCACAAAATCCAAGGCTTCATTAACCCTTCTTTCGCATTCGGACTTCGCTACTCGCCTGAGCTTTAAGCCATAAGCTACATTATTGAATACCGTACTGCGAAACATAAATGGTCTCTGAAACACCATGCACATTTGCCGCGATACCGACAGCCGGTCAGCCTGTGAAATTCCGATATCACCTCCCATAAACTTAATCCGACCGCTATCAGGTGCAAGCAGGAGATTTAAAATCCGCAATAATGTCGTTTTACCTGAACCGTTAGGGCCCAGGACAGCATAAATTTTACCTGTCTGCAATGCTAGTTCATTAATATTTAATACAGTTCTATCGCCAAAGCTCTTTTTTAAACCTGATACTTCGAATAAGTTCATTGCCATCACC
It encodes the following:
- a CDS encoding phosphate ABC transporter ATP-binding protein, yielding MNLFEVSGLKKSFGDRTVLNINELALQTGKIYAVLGPNGSGKTTLLRILNLLLAPDSGRIKFMGGDIGISQADRLSVSRQMCMVFQRPFMFRSTVFNNVAYGLKLRRVAKSECERRVNEALDFVGMGNFAKHSATRLSGGETQRIALARALVLQPRVLLLDEPTANLDPGSVQHIEEIIRKYHQEYNTSVIIVTHNLFQAKRIADESILLINGEVVERAYTAEFFDHPRELRTRQFLDGTMVY